A region of the Roseofilum casamattae BLCC-M143 genome:
AAGGCAGAAAAATCAAAACAGTTACCTAATGCGAATCCTACCAAAATTAGAGTTTTTTTCATAATGCTTTTTTTGAGGAACATAAAATCATATATTAATTATCAGAAATCAGCCTTGTTATCAGTCGCCCAAGTCTCAGGAGGAGATGGGGTATCTTGCACATCGTCAGTTGGAGAATCTTTGTCAAGGTTGGGTTGAGTCGTTGGGTTAGGGTTTTGTCCGCTAGGTGGTTGAGTTGGTGTTTTAGGTCTCGGTATACCTTGCGAACGATTGGAGTTTGGTGCTTTGCGTGGGGGGGCAGATTGCTGCATAGAGGGGCGCGTATTGGGATAGTTAGGTGCATTAGTAACGGAATTTCTATCAGTCCCATAAGCTTCTAGGGATATGGTGACTGTTGTGGAGTTACTTTTGCCATGCTTAATCCCATAGTTCCAATCTGTAATAATTCGGTCTAGTTGTCGATCGCTGACTTGGCGCAATAGCTCGTTTTCTATAGCCTGACGCATGTTCCGTCGATTCGCTTTTCCTCGGTCATTTTTAAGTGAAAAGTAATCTTCTGGATGATTAATATCTGTGCCCCTCAGATCGATAGAATAGTAAATCTCTCTGTTCCCGGCATTCGGAATTTTTAATCTCAAAGTAAATTCAGTCATTGTCTCTATTTTGACGTAATTGTTGGCTCCATTTGATAAACGGGAAGATTCCGATCGCAGCAAAGATAATTACAGCGACTACAGCTAGCTTGAGCCTCTCAACTGTTTGCAGTGGCGGACAACCAATATTACAAATTCGATAGTCCACAACTTGGGAAGAGAGTTCTTTAACTACAATTTGGGCTTCATGTTTGGTGGCTCGATCGGCACCCGGTTGGTCGTATTCTAATTGATATTCTCGCAGTGTTTCTAAAAACTTAATTAAACTCTGGGCGACTTCTTCAGCATTATCGGGAAACTGATGAATACCTCCAGTTACATTGGCAATTTGTCTTAAACGGGGTCGATCGACAATGAATTCATCTATGCGTATTTTGGATTCATCAATTCCCAAGGTATTGAGATTATCCAAACGTTGACAATTGTCTCTCAGGCGATCGATAATTTGTTCGGAAATGATGGTTTCATCGTTTGTTAGTTGCTCTTCTGTTAGTTGAAAATCTCGACATCGGGAACTTTGGTAAATTTCGGCTAATGATTCTCCATAGCCTAGTGTATGAACGGTAACTCGCGGGATTTGCGGGTCGGGAGGCTTGAGGAGATATCTTAGTTGTTCAAATTGAGTATTTTCTGTATCTCGATCGTAGTTGTGAAATCCATCAGATAACACAATAATCACCAGTTGTCTGGCATTATTATTGACTGGATTAGATGGCTCATTGTTCTCAACTAGAGAATTAGAGATATTGCCGTTTAATGAAGCCTGTTTTCTGAGATAATTGACGGTAGTTTCTAAAGGAGCGTATAAATTAGTCGAACCATTGATACGTTGATTGGCTAACTGCTCGATTTTCTGTTTGAGATCTGGATTGTTAGATTCAAAAAAGTTATCTTCTAAGCTTTGTTCGGTGACCCTAAATTCATTACCACCTGTGGCAAAAGGAGCTAAACCAATCCTGACGTTTAAATTACTTTCTTGGTTAACAGCATCAATGAATTCGTTAATCGCACTAATTGCTCCTTCTAGTTTAATTCGTTGGGTTCCTGGACTTGAGTCGGGGTGAATCATGCTGCCACTCATATCTAATAAGATGGCAACATCAGCAGGAGTTGCTTCAGCATTGGGAGCATCGGGAAGGATAA
Encoded here:
- a CDS encoding vWA domain-containing protein is translated as ILPDAPNAEATPADVAILLDMSGSMIHPDSSPGTQRIKLEGAISAINEFIDAVNQESNLNVRIGLAPFATGGNEFRVTEQSLEDNFFESNNPDLKQKIEQLANQRINGSTNLYAPLETTVNYLRKQASLNGNISNSLVENNEPSNPVNNNARQLVIIVLSDGFHNYDRDTENTQFEQLRYLLKPPDPQIPRVTVHTLGYGESLAEIYQSSRCRDFQLTEEQLTNDETIISEQIIDRLRDNCQRLDNLNTLGIDESKIRIDEFIVDRPRLRQIANVTGGIHQFPDNAEEVAQSLIKFLETLREYQLEYDQPGADRATKHEAQIVVKELSSQVVDYRICNIGCPPLQTVERLKLAVVAVIIFAAIGIFPFIKWSQQLRQNRDND